One window of Nymphaea colorata isolate Beijing-Zhang1983 chromosome 11, ASM883128v2, whole genome shotgun sequence genomic DNA carries:
- the LOC116263577 gene encoding uncharacterized protein LOC116263577, with translation MDHIKGSVGSLWNQDATSSGSRGKNKNKKKSEEQWFPTIKSSEDALQEKKLNFGPGGGVGIGCGVGIGAGLVGGFGYGGWLWNHLRLVVGVGAGCGIGIGYGYGQGFGVAWDRPPPKRKPPPKFLVIEI, from the coding sequence ATGGATCACATCAAGGGCTCCGTGGGGAGCCTGTGGAATCAAGATGCTACGAGCAGTGGCAGCAGaggcaagaacaagaacaagaagaagagtgaAGAGCAGTGGTTCCCAACAATCAAATCGTCGGAGGACGCTCTCCAGGAGAAGAAGCTGAACTTTGGGCCAGGTGGGGGCGTGGGCATTGGGTGTGGGGTGGGCATTGGTGCTGGTCTGGTGGGTGGGTTTGGCTATGGCGGTTGGCTGTGGAATCACCTGAGGCTGGTGGTGGGCGTTGGGGCGGGATGTGGCATCGGGATAGGTTATGGGTATGGCCAAGGTTTTGGGGTGGCATGGGACAGACCTCCCCCCAAGAGAAAACCCCCGCCCAAGTTTTTGGTCATTGAGATCTGA